Proteins encoded in a region of the Homo sapiens chromosome 9, GRCh38.p14 Primary Assembly genome:
- the OR1B1 gene encoding olfactory receptor 1B1: MSFAPNASHSPVFLLLGFSRANISYTLLFFLFLAIYLTTILGNVTLVLLISWDSRLHSPMYYLLRGLSVIDMGLSTVTLPQLLAHLVSHYPTIPAARCLAQFFFFYAFGVTDTLVIAVMALDRYVAICDPLHYALVMNHQRCACLLALSWVVSILHTMLRVGLVLPLCWTGDAGGNVNLPHFFCDHRPLLRASCSDIHSNELAIFFEGGFLMLGPCALIVLSYVRIGAAILRLPSAAGRRRAVSTCGSHLTMVGFLYGTIICVYFQPPFQNSQYQDMVASVMYTAITPLANPFVYSLHNKDVKGALCRLLEWVKVDP; encoded by the coding sequence ATGAGCTTTGCCCCTAATGCTTCACACTCTCCGGTTTTTTTGCTCCTTGGGTTCTCGAGAGCTAACATCTCCTacactctcctcttcttcctgttcCTGGCTATTTACCTGACCACCATACTGGGGAATGTGACACTGGTGCTGCTCATCTCCTGGGACTCCAGACTGCACTCACCCATGTATTATCTGCTTCGTGGCCTCTCTGTGATAGACATGGGGCTATCCACAGTTACACTGCCCCAGTTGCTGGCCCATTTGGTCTCTCATTACCCAACCATTCCTGCTGCCCGCTGCTTGGCtcagttctttttcttctatgCATTTGGGGTTACAGATACACTTGTCATTGCTGTCATGGCTCTGGATCGCTATGTGGCCATCTGTGACCCCCTGCACTATGCTTTGGTAATGAATCACCAACGGTGTGCCTGCTTACTAGCCTTGAGCTGGGTGGTGTCCATACTGCACACCATGTTGCGTGTGGGACTCGTCCTGCCTCTTTGCTGGACTGGGGATGCTGGGGGCAACGTTAACCTTCCTCACTTCTTTTGTGACCACCGGCCACTTCTGCGAGCCTCTTGTTCTGACATACATTCTAATGAGCTGGCCATATTCTTTGAGGGTGGCTTCCTTATGCTGGGCCCCTGTGCCCTCATTGTACTCTCTTATGTCCGAATTGGGGCCGCTATTCTACGTTTGCCTTCAGCTGCTGGTCGCCGCCGAGCAGTCTCCACCTGTGGATCCCACCTCACCATGGTTGGTTTCCTCTACGGCACCATCATTTGTGTCTACTTCCAGCCTCCCTTCCAGAACTCTCAGTATCAGGACATGGTGGCTTCAGTAATGTATACTGCCATTACACCTTTGGCCAACCCATTTGTGTATAGCCTCCACAATAAGGATGTCAAGGGTGCACTCTGCAGGCTGCTTGAATGGGTGAAGGTAGACCCCTGA